The segment GGCCCCGCGCCAGGGCCGCTCGGACGAGCCGCTCCCCCAACCCGCAGCCGCGGTGGGCAGGATCCACACAGACGGAGCGGAGGAGCCCGACCTCGCCGTAGGCCTCGAGCCCGGCACACCCCACGACGCGACCACCAGCCTCGGCCACCAGGAAGGCCTCGAGGCGCTCGGCCACCCCGACGCGCGGCAGGTCGGCAGCAGCCAGCAGCTGCAGCAGCGCAGGCAGGTCCCCCGGCCGGGCCGCCCGCAGGTAATACATCGATGCATCTCGATTAAATGACATTCTATGGTGATCCCTATACGTGATGCCTCAGAGGAGCTCGAGCAGCCCTTCCACGGCTGCTTTCACCGCCGGCCGAACCAGCCGGTAGTAGGCCCACGTGCCCCGCCGCTCCGACGTGACGAGCCCGGCTTCCCGCAGGACGCGCAGGTGGTGGGAGATGGTGGGCTGGGCTACCTCAAAGGCGGCCTCGATCTCGCAGACGCAAAGGCTCTCATGGCGGGCCAGCAAGTGCATGATGCGCAGGCGGACCGGATCGGCCAGGGCCTCGAGGCGGGCCTGCTGCCGGGCGAGGGTGGCGTCGTCGAACTGCGTGCGGGCCACCTCCTGCAGGCAGTCAGTGGCGCAGCAGCTCCGCCGCTTCTCAGGAGACACTGCTGTCATCGTCCCCATGGCCATGTGACCCCCACCCCCTCCGGCTCGCTTTTAATCGACAAATGTCAATCTATGACCCGCCGACCCGCCTGTCAAGGGGTTCCTGCCCCGGCGGTCCCGGCCGCCAGCATCGACTTGCCAGGCCACACTAAGCTCCCAGGGTGATGGCGCCGCGCATCCCAAAGCCATCGTGCGCTGCCACATGGCGAAGTCATCACGCCTGCGCACTCCAAGGCCGCCGCGCCTGCGGCGCAGGCGACTTGACCTGGAGCAAGAGGCGAACTCGGCCCGGGCCGAGTTCGCGCGACTCGTCGGCATCGACCTCGCGCTGGCGGGGCCGCTGGGAGGTATGCTCGAACGTGGGAGCCATGGCAGGAGACGGCGACGGCCGGACCTGCCGCCATGCCGGCGCAACCACGGAGGATCCCGCGACGATGACGCCACGTGGGAAGGTGAAGGCCACGCCCCAGGAACCCGCCGCCAGGACGGAGGCGGCCATGCCGTACCGCCTGCTGGCCGAGACTTACCGCCGCCTCGAGCAGACGGCCGCGCGATTGGAGATCATCGAGATCCTGGCCGGCCTCTTCCGCCAGACCCCTCCCGACCTGCTGCCGCGGGTGGTCTACCTCTGCCAGGGCAAGATCGCGCCGGACT is part of the Armatimonadota bacterium genome and harbors:
- the arsN2 gene encoding arsenic resistance N-acetyltransferase ArsN2 — its product is MYYLRAARPGDLPALLQLLAAADLPRVGVAERLEAFLVAEAGGRVVGCAGLEAYGEVGLLRSVCVDPAHRGCGLGERLVRAALARGRETGVQEVVLLTTTAAPYFRRLGFREVDRDSLDPRVQASPECREGCCASATAMHLRLDEK
- a CDS encoding metalloregulator ArsR/SmtB family transcription factor, with the translated sequence MARTQFDDATLARQQARLEALADPVRLRIMHLLARHESLCVCEIEAAFEVAQPTISHHLRVLREAGLVTSERRGTWAYYRLVRPAVKAAVEGLLELL